The following are encoded together in the Coregonus clupeaformis isolate EN_2021a chromosome 24, ASM2061545v1, whole genome shotgun sequence genome:
- the LOC121537955 gene encoding 6-phosphofructo-2-kinase/fructose-2,6-bisphosphatase isoform X2, with product MTLSVWALPSADMTTEQEKNELTQTPLLKIWVPWLGMGGCKLSRRRGSSVPQLTNSPTLIVMVGLPARGKTYISKKLSRYLNWIGVPTKVFNLGQYRREAVQSYKSFEFFRPDNEEAMQIRRACATNALKDVVIYFSKEHGQVAVFDATNTTRERRISIVSFSKEKGYKVFFVESICDDPDIIAQNITEVKVSSPDYVNCDKDEAQADFLKRIECYKQTYVPLDDEKDRHLSYIKIFNVGSRYLVNRVQDHIQSRIVYYLMNIHVTPRSIYLSRHGESELNLLGRIGGDSGLSPRGHKYATALGGFIKGQHIKDLKVWTSHMKRTIQTAEHLGIPYEQWKALNEIDAGVCEELTYEDIQENHPEEFALRDQDKYRYRYPKVI from the exons ATGACTCTGTCTGTCTGGGCTCTGCCGAGTGCCGACATGACCACAGAACAGGAGAAGAATGAGCTCACGCAGACTCCTCTGCTCAAGATATGGGTGCCTTGGCTGGGGATGGGAGGCTGCAAGCTAAGTCGCCGGAGAGGCT CCTCCGTGCCCCAGCTCACCAACTCCCCCACTCTTATTGTGATGGTTGGACTGCCTGCCAGGGGGAAGACATACATATCCAAGAAGCTCTCCCGCTACCTCAACTGGATAGGGGTTCCAACAAAGG TCTTCAACTTGGGCCAGTATCGCAGGGAAGCAGTCCAGAGCTACAAGAGCTTTGAATTCTTCAGACCGGACAATGAGGAGGCCATGCAGATACGCAG GGCCTGCGCTACAAATGCCCTTAAAGATGTAGTTATCTACTTCTCGAAGGAACATGGACAAGTAGCC gtgtttgatgccaccAACACAACACGGGAGAGGAGGATATCCATTGTGAGCTTTTCCAAGGAAAAAGGCTACAAG GTATTCTTCGTGGAGTCCATTTGTGATGATCCAGACATCATTGCACAGAATATCACG GAAGTGAAGGTGAGCAGCCCAGACTATGTGAACTGTGACAAGGATGAGGCGCAGGCAGACTTCCTGAAACGTATCGAGTGCTACAAGCAAACCTATGTGCCTTTAGACGATGAGAAAGACAG GCACCTGTCTTACATCAAGATCTTCAATGTGGGCTCTAGGTACCTGGTGAACCGTGTGCAGGACCACATCCAGAGCCGGATCGTCTACTATCTCATGAACATCCATGTCACGCCGCGCTCTATCTACTTGAGCCGCCACGGGGAGAGCGAGCTGAACCTGCTGGGTCGCATTGGGGGAGACTCAGGACTCTCTCCCAGGGGTCACAAG TATGCCACTGCCCTGGGGGGCTTCATCAAGGGCCAGCATATAAAGGATCTGAAGGTGTGGACCAGCCATATGAAGAGGACCATCCAGACTGCAGAGCATCTGGGGATCCCATACGAACAGTGGAAGGCTCTCAATGAGATTGATGCA GGTGTGTGTGAGGAGTTGACATACGAGGATATCCAGGAGAACCACCCAGAAGAGTTTGCACTGAGAGACCAGGACAAGTACCGGTACCGTTACCCCAAGG TCATATGA
- the LOC121537955 gene encoding 6-phosphofructo-2-kinase/fructose-2,6-bisphosphatase isoform X1 — translation MTLSVWALPSADMTTEQEKNELTQTPLLKIWVPWLGMGGCKLSRRRGSSVPQLTNSPTLIVMVGLPARGKTYISKKLSRYLNWIGVPTKVFNLGQYRREAVQSYKSFEFFRPDNEEAMQIRRACATNALKDVVIYFSKEHGQVAVFDATNTTRERRISIVSFSKEKGYKVFFVESICDDPDIIAQNITEVKVSSPDYVNCDKDEAQADFLKRIECYKQTYVPLDDEKDRHLSYIKIFNVGSRYLVNRVQDHIQSRIVYYLMNIHVTPRSIYLSRHGESELNLLGRIGGDSGLSPRGHKYATALGGFIKGQHIKDLKVWTSHMKRTIQTAEHLGIPYEQWKALNEIDAGVCEELTYEDIQENHPEEFALRDQDKYRYRYPKGESYEDLVHRLEPVIMELERQENVLVVCHQAVMRCLLAYLLDKTADELPYLKCPLHTVFKLTPVAYGCRVEHICLNIEAVNTHRERPGNVDVTRDPEEALKTIPDHF, via the exons ATGACTCTGTCTGTCTGGGCTCTGCCGAGTGCCGACATGACCACAGAACAGGAGAAGAATGAGCTCACGCAGACTCCTCTGCTCAAGATATGGGTGCCTTGGCTGGGGATGGGAGGCTGCAAGCTAAGTCGCCGGAGAGGCT CCTCCGTGCCCCAGCTCACCAACTCCCCCACTCTTATTGTGATGGTTGGACTGCCTGCCAGGGGGAAGACATACATATCCAAGAAGCTCTCCCGCTACCTCAACTGGATAGGGGTTCCAACAAAGG TCTTCAACTTGGGCCAGTATCGCAGGGAAGCAGTCCAGAGCTACAAGAGCTTTGAATTCTTCAGACCGGACAATGAGGAGGCCATGCAGATACGCAG GGCCTGCGCTACAAATGCCCTTAAAGATGTAGTTATCTACTTCTCGAAGGAACATGGACAAGTAGCC gtgtttgatgccaccAACACAACACGGGAGAGGAGGATATCCATTGTGAGCTTTTCCAAGGAAAAAGGCTACAAG GTATTCTTCGTGGAGTCCATTTGTGATGATCCAGACATCATTGCACAGAATATCACG GAAGTGAAGGTGAGCAGCCCAGACTATGTGAACTGTGACAAGGATGAGGCGCAGGCAGACTTCCTGAAACGTATCGAGTGCTACAAGCAAACCTATGTGCCTTTAGACGATGAGAAAGACAG GCACCTGTCTTACATCAAGATCTTCAATGTGGGCTCTAGGTACCTGGTGAACCGTGTGCAGGACCACATCCAGAGCCGGATCGTCTACTATCTCATGAACATCCATGTCACGCCGCGCTCTATCTACTTGAGCCGCCACGGGGAGAGCGAGCTGAACCTGCTGGGTCGCATTGGGGGAGACTCAGGACTCTCTCCCAGGGGTCACAAG TATGCCACTGCCCTGGGGGGCTTCATCAAGGGCCAGCATATAAAGGATCTGAAGGTGTGGACCAGCCATATGAAGAGGACCATCCAGACTGCAGAGCATCTGGGGATCCCATACGAACAGTGGAAGGCTCTCAATGAGATTGATGCA GGTGTGTGTGAGGAGTTGACATACGAGGATATCCAGGAGAACCACCCAGAAGAGTTTGCACTGAGAGACCAGGACAAGTACCGGTACCGTTACCCCAAGGGTGAG TCATATGAAGACCTGGTCCACCGTCTGGAGCCAGTCATCATGGAGCTGGAGAGACAGGAGAATGTGCTGGTCGTGTGTCACCAAGCCGTCATGCGTTGCCTGCTTGCCTACTTACTAGACAAAACCGCAG ATGAGTTGCCATACCTAAAATGCCCTCTTCATACGGTGTTCAAACTTACACCGGTGGCCTATG GGTGTAGAGTGGAGCATATTTGCCTAAACATTGAGGCAGTCAACacgcacagagagagacctggg aatGTGGACGTAACCAGAGACCCAGAAGAGGCGCTGAAGACTATTCCTGACCACTTTTGA